The Rattus rattus isolate New Zealand chromosome 1, Rrattus_CSIRO_v1, whole genome shotgun sequence genome includes a region encoding these proteins:
- the LOC116912557 gene encoding cytochrome P450 11B1, mitochondrial isoform X2, whose product MAMALRVTADVWARPWQCLQWTRALGTTATLAPKTPKPFEAIPQYSRNKWLKMIQILREQGQENLHLEVHQAFQELGPIFRHSAGGAQIVSVMLPEDAEKLYQVESMLPRRMTLEPWAAHRELRGLRRGVFLLNGADWRFTRLQLNPNMLSPKAIQYFVPLVDVITRDFVENLKKRMLENVHGSMSMDIQSNMFNYTMEASHFVISGERLGLTGHELNPESLKFTHALHSMFKSTTQLMFLPKSLTRWTSTRVWKGHFESWDIISEYVTKCIKNVYRELAEGRQQSWSVMSEMIAQSTLSMDAIHANAMELIAGSVDTTAISLVMTLFELARNPDVQQALRQESLAAEASIAANPQKAMSDLPLLRAALKETLRLYPIGSSLERIVDSDLVLQNYHVPAGMLKTFQVETLRQEDVQMAYRFVLMPNPRLILTFRPVS is encoded by the exons atggCAATGGCTCTcagggtgacagcagatgtgtgGGCAAGACCCTGGCAGTGCCTGCAATGGACGAGGGCACTGGGCACTACGGCAACACTGGCCCCTAAGACACCGAAGCCCTTTGAAGCCATACCACAATACTCCAGGAACAAGTGGCTGAAGATGATACAGATCCTGAGGGAGCAGGGCCAAGAGAACCTACACCTGGAGGTACACCAGGCCTTCCAGGAGCTGGGGCCCATTTTCAG GCACAGTGCAGGGGGAGCACAGATTGTGTCTGTGatgctgcctgaggatgctgagaAGCTGTACCAGGTGGAGAGTATGCTCCCTCGTCGGATGACGCTGGAACCCTGGGCGGCCCACAGGGAACTCCGTGGCCTGAGACGTGGTGTGTTCTTGCT AAATGGGGCAGACTGGCGCTTCACCCGACTGCAGCTGAATCCAAATATGCTGTCACCAAAAGCCATTCAATATTTTGTCCCCTTGGTGGATGTGATAACAAGGGACTTTGTGGAAAACCTGAAGAAGAGAATGCTGGAGAATGTTCATGGAAGCATGTCTATGGACATTCAGTCCAATATGTTCAACTATACCATGGAAG CCAGCCATTTTGTTATTTCTGGAGAGCGTCTGGGCCTCACAGGCCATGAGCTGAACCCTGAGAGCCTGAAGTTCACTCATGCTCTGCACTCAATGTTCAAGTCCACCACACAGCTCATGTTCTTACCCAAGAGCTTGACTCGTTGGACAAGCACCCGGGTGTGGAAAGGACACTTTGAGTCCTGGGATATCATCTCTGAGTATG TCACAAAATGTATCAAGAATGTGTATCGAGAACTGGCAGAGGGTCGCCAACAGTCCTGGAGTGTCATGTCAGAGATGATAGCACAGAGTACTCTGTCAATGGATGCCATCCATGCCAACGCAATGGAACTTATTGCTGGAAGTGTTGACACG ACAGCAATCTCCTTGGTAATGACCCTTTTTGAGCTGGCTCGGAACCCAGATGTTCAGCAGGCCCTGCGGCAGGAGAGCCTAGCAGCTGAGGCCAGCATCGCTGCTAATCCCCAGAAGGCCATGTCAGACCTGCCCTTGCTGAGGGCTGCCCTTAAAGAGACCTTGAG GCTCTACCCCATTGGTAGCTCTTTGGAGAGAATCGTAGACTCAGACCTGGTGCTTCAGAACTATCATGTCCCTGCTGGG ATGCTGAAAACCTTCCAGGTGGagacactgaggcaagaggatgtgCAGATGGCCTATCGCTTTGTTTTGATGCCCAACCCTAGACTCATCCTCACTTTCCGGCCTGTCAGCTAG
- the LOC116912557 gene encoding cytochrome P450 11B1, mitochondrial isoform X1: protein MAMALRVTADVWARPWQCLQWTRALGTTATLAPKTPKPFEAIPQYSRNKWLKMIQILREQGQENLHLEVHQAFQELGPIFRHSAGGAQIVSVMLPEDAEKLYQVESMLPRRMTLEPWAAHRELRGLRRGVFLLNGADWRFTRLQLNPNMLSPKAIQYFVPLVDVITRDFVENLKKRMLENVHGSMSMDIQSNMFNYTMEASHFVISGERLGLTGHELNPESLKFTHALHSMFKSTTQLMFLPKSLTRWTSTRVWKGHFESWDIISEYVTKCIKNVYRELAEGRQQSWSVMSEMIAQSTLSMDAIHANAMELIAGSVDTTAISLVMTLFELARNPDVQQALRQESLAAEASIAANPQKAMSDLPLLRAALKETLRLYPIGSSLERIVDSDLVLQNYHVPAGTLVMFYLYSMGRNRAVFPRPERYMPQRWLERKRSFQHLAFGFGMRQCLGRRLAEVEVLLLLHHMLKTFQVETLRQEDVQMAYRFVLMPNPRLILTFRPVS from the exons atggCAATGGCTCTcagggtgacagcagatgtgtgGGCAAGACCCTGGCAGTGCCTGCAATGGACGAGGGCACTGGGCACTACGGCAACACTGGCCCCTAAGACACCGAAGCCCTTTGAAGCCATACCACAATACTCCAGGAACAAGTGGCTGAAGATGATACAGATCCTGAGGGAGCAGGGCCAAGAGAACCTACACCTGGAGGTACACCAGGCCTTCCAGGAGCTGGGGCCCATTTTCAG GCACAGTGCAGGGGGAGCACAGATTGTGTCTGTGatgctgcctgaggatgctgagaAGCTGTACCAGGTGGAGAGTATGCTCCCTCGTCGGATGACGCTGGAACCCTGGGCGGCCCACAGGGAACTCCGTGGCCTGAGACGTGGTGTGTTCTTGCT AAATGGGGCAGACTGGCGCTTCACCCGACTGCAGCTGAATCCAAATATGCTGTCACCAAAAGCCATTCAATATTTTGTCCCCTTGGTGGATGTGATAACAAGGGACTTTGTGGAAAACCTGAAGAAGAGAATGCTGGAGAATGTTCATGGAAGCATGTCTATGGACATTCAGTCCAATATGTTCAACTATACCATGGAAG CCAGCCATTTTGTTATTTCTGGAGAGCGTCTGGGCCTCACAGGCCATGAGCTGAACCCTGAGAGCCTGAAGTTCACTCATGCTCTGCACTCAATGTTCAAGTCCACCACACAGCTCATGTTCTTACCCAAGAGCTTGACTCGTTGGACAAGCACCCGGGTGTGGAAAGGACACTTTGAGTCCTGGGATATCATCTCTGAGTATG TCACAAAATGTATCAAGAATGTGTATCGAGAACTGGCAGAGGGTCGCCAACAGTCCTGGAGTGTCATGTCAGAGATGATAGCACAGAGTACTCTGTCAATGGATGCCATCCATGCCAACGCAATGGAACTTATTGCTGGAAGTGTTGACACG ACAGCAATCTCCTTGGTAATGACCCTTTTTGAGCTGGCTCGGAACCCAGATGTTCAGCAGGCCCTGCGGCAGGAGAGCCTAGCAGCTGAGGCCAGCATCGCTGCTAATCCCCAGAAGGCCATGTCAGACCTGCCCTTGCTGAGGGCTGCCCTTAAAGAGACCTTGAG GCTCTACCCCATTGGTAGCTCTTTGGAGAGAATCGTAGACTCAGACCTGGTGCTTCAGAACTATCATGTCCCTGCTGGG ACGTTGGTCATGTTTTATCTCTACTCCATGGGCCGAAACCGTGCAGTGTTCCCAAGACCTGAGCGCTACATGCCTCAGCGCTGGCTGGAGAGGAAAAGGAGTTTCCAGCATCTGGCCTTCGGCTTTGGGATGCGCCAATGCCTAGGGCGACGCCTGGCAGAGGTGGAGGTGTTGCTCCTGCTTCACCAT ATGCTGAAAACCTTCCAGGTGGagacactgaggcaagaggatgtgCAGATGGCCTATCGCTTTGTTTTGATGCCCAACCCTAGACTCATCCTCACTTTCCGGCCTGTCAGCTAG